A portion of the Staphylococcus felis genome contains these proteins:
- the floA gene encoding flotillin-like protein FloA (flotillin-like protein involved in membrane lipid rafts) — protein MISSSVITIIVIAVLVLIALLILFSFVPVGLWISALAAGVRVGIGTLIGMRLRRVSPRKVIGPLIKAHKAGLQLTTNQLESHYLAGGNVDRVVDANIAAQRADIDLPFERSAAIDLAGRDVLEAVQMSVNPKVIETPFIAGVAMDGIEVKAKARITVRANISRLVGGAGEDTIIARVGEGIVSTIGSSDRHTEVLENPDSISKTVLSKGLDSGTAFEILSIDIADVDISKNIGADLQTEQAIADKNIAQAKAEERRAMAVAQEQEMKARVQEMHAKVVEAEAEVPLAMAEALRSGNIGVKDYYNLKNIEADTGMREAINKSAQPNENTPKTDQ, from the coding sequence ATGATATCATCAAGCGTTATTACAATTATTGTAATTGCTGTATTAGTATTAATTGCATTATTAATCTTATTCTCATTTGTGCCTGTTGGTTTATGGATTTCTGCATTAGCCGCGGGTGTGAGAGTTGGAATCGGAACACTTATAGGGATGCGTTTACGTCGCGTTTCACCGCGTAAAGTTATCGGCCCTTTAATTAAAGCCCATAAAGCAGGGCTTCAGCTTACAACGAATCAATTGGAGTCGCATTATCTTGCAGGAGGTAATGTAGACCGTGTTGTAGATGCGAATATAGCAGCGCAACGTGCAGATATTGATCTTCCATTTGAGCGAAGTGCAGCTATCGATTTAGCTGGTCGTGATGTTTTAGAAGCAGTGCAAATGTCTGTTAATCCTAAAGTAATCGAAACACCGTTTATAGCCGGTGTAGCTATGGATGGTATTGAAGTCAAAGCAAAAGCAAGAATTACAGTGCGTGCGAATATTTCACGTTTAGTAGGTGGTGCGGGTGAAGATACAATCATCGCTCGTGTAGGTGAAGGGATTGTATCTACTATCGGTTCAAGTGACCGCCATACTGAAGTCCTTGAAAATCCAGACAGTATTTCAAAAACTGTTCTAAGTAAAGGGTTAGACTCAGGTACAGCTTTTGAAATTTTATCAATAGATATAGCTGACGTTGATATTAGTAAAAATATCGGTGCAGATTTACAAACTGAGCAAGCTATTGCAGATAAAAATATCGCTCAAGCTAAAGCTGAAGAACGTCGTGCAATGGCAGTAGCACAAGAACAAGAAATGAAAGCACGCGTTCAAGAAATGCATGCTAAAGTTGTTGAAGCTGAAGCAGAAGTACCACTGGCGATGGCCGAAGCATTACGTTCTGGTAATATTGGCGTTAAAGATTATTACAACTTAAAAAATATTGAAGCTGATACAGGCATGAGAGAAGCAATCAATAAAAGTGCACAACCTAATGAAAATACACCTAAAACAGATCAATAA
- a CDS encoding NfeD family protein: MLIIIIIHTLGHFSVFQKSSLFLDIANWLTSQEVSLFLTCITFLGFLYQLYSRRINFAGIVGFIALLMIFLGFIIQGSISLVTLSTFIIGVLFIVIELFIVGAILGIIGLLLVTFSLITMGDNLSMMLFNVIIAMILTVIEWVILVKFFKKRISLFDQVVLKDSTSKESGYTSHNDNTYLVGQNATTLTDLRPSGIIVLDNQRIDAVSEGSFIMKDTAVKIIEVEGTRVVVREQNSK; the protein is encoded by the coding sequence ATGCTTATTATAATAATTATACATACACTCGGTCACTTTTCTGTATTCCAAAAGTCAAGTTTGTTTCTCGATATTGCAAACTGGCTAACATCACAAGAGGTGTCGTTATTTCTAACTTGTATCACTTTTTTAGGCTTTCTTTACCAACTTTATTCACGTCGAATCAATTTTGCGGGGATTGTTGGTTTCATAGCCTTATTAATGATTTTTTTAGGCTTTATCATTCAAGGTAGTATCTCATTAGTGACGCTTTCAACTTTTATTATTGGTGTTTTATTTATAGTCATTGAACTCTTTATAGTAGGAGCAATACTTGGAATTATTGGATTGTTACTTGTTACATTTAGTTTGATTACAATGGGTGACAATCTTTCAATGATGTTATTCAATGTAATCATCGCTATGATATTAACAGTAATTGAATGGGTGATTTTAGTGAAATTTTTCAAAAAAAGAATTAGTCTGTTTGATCAAGTGGTTTTAAAAGATTCGACAAGCAAAGAATCTGGTTATACATCACACAATGATAACACATATTTAGTAGGTCAAAATGCAACAACATTAACCGACCTACGTCCTTCTGGTATTATTGTCTTAGATAATCAACGTATCGATGCGGTTTCTGAAGGATCATTTATTATGAAAGATACCGCAGTAAAAATTATTGAAGTCGAAGGAACACGTGTTGTAGTTAGAGAACAAAATTCAAAATAA
- the rpsU gene encoding 30S ribosomal protein S21 produces MSKTVVRKNESLEDALRRFKRSVSKSGTIQEVRKREFYEKPSVKRKKKSEAARKRKFR; encoded by the coding sequence ATGTCTAAAACAGTAGTTCGTAAAAACGAATCATTAGAAGATGCATTACGTCGTTTTAAACGATCAGTTTCAAAAAGCGGTACAATTCAAGAAGTTCGTAAGCGCGAATTTTATGAAAAACCGAGTGTTAAACGTAAGAAAAAATCTGAAGCTGCACGTAAGCGTAAATTCAGATAA
- the mtaB gene encoding tRNA (N(6)-L-threonylcarbamoyladenosine(37)-C(2))-methylthiotransferase MtaB, producing the protein MSTVAFHTLGCKVNHYETEAIWQLFKESSYDRVDFEQNADVFVINTCTVTNTGDKKSRQIIRRAIRKNPDAVICVTGCYAQTSSAEIMEIPGVDIVVGTQDRHKLLTYIEQFNKERQPINGVSNIMKNRTYEELDVPYFTDRTRASLKIQEGCNNFCTFCIIPWARGLMRSRDPEKVIEQATQLVNSGYKEIVLTGIHTGGYGQDLKNYNLAQLLRDLESVDGLERIRISSIEASQLTDEVIEVLKQSQKVVRHLHVPLQSGSDTVLKRMRRKYSMSHFSERLQKLHAALPGLAVTSDVIVGFPGETEAEFQETYDFIVQHQFSELHVFPYSPRIGTPAARMDNQIDENIKNKRVHKLIELSNQLAKTYASRFENSVLEVIPEEKGSRDGVLVGYADNYMKVEFEGHESLIGEICKVKVKKSGYPLNKGALIRTVQHASNDTEQKVLV; encoded by the coding sequence ATGTCAACAGTAGCTTTTCATACTTTAGGTTGTAAGGTTAACCATTATGAAACTGAGGCAATTTGGCAATTATTTAAAGAATCTTCATACGATCGCGTCGACTTTGAACAAAATGCAGACGTATTCGTTATTAATACATGCACGGTAACTAACACAGGAGATAAAAAGAGCCGTCAAATCATACGACGCGCCATTCGCAAAAATCCTGATGCTGTCATCTGTGTCACTGGATGTTATGCACAAACATCTTCAGCTGAAATTATGGAAATTCCTGGAGTCGATATCGTAGTTGGAACTCAAGACCGTCATAAGTTACTTACATATATTGAACAGTTTAATAAAGAACGCCAACCTATCAATGGTGTAAGTAATATAATGAAAAACCGTACTTACGAAGAATTAGATGTACCTTATTTTACAGACCGTACAAGAGCGTCTTTAAAGATTCAAGAAGGTTGTAACAATTTCTGTACATTTTGTATTATTCCATGGGCTCGTGGTTTAATGCGCTCACGTGATCCTGAAAAAGTGATTGAACAAGCCACACAGCTTGTTAATTCCGGTTATAAAGAAATAGTATTAACTGGTATTCATACAGGTGGTTATGGACAAGATTTAAAAAACTATAACTTAGCTCAACTCTTACGCGATCTTGAATCAGTTGATGGTCTTGAGCGAATACGTATCTCGTCAATTGAGGCAAGTCAACTAACAGATGAAGTCATCGAAGTACTTAAACAATCTCAAAAAGTGGTAAGACACCTTCATGTCCCTCTACAATCTGGTTCGGATACTGTACTTAAGAGAATGCGACGTAAATACTCTATGTCACACTTTTCAGAGCGGTTACAAAAACTACATGCTGCTCTTCCTGGGTTAGCCGTTACGAGTGATGTTATTGTAGGATTTCCCGGCGAAACAGAAGCGGAATTTCAAGAAACTTATGATTTTATAGTACAACATCAATTTTCAGAATTACATGTTTTTCCATATTCGCCAAGAATTGGCACACCAGCTGCACGGATGGATAATCAAATTGATGAAAACATCAAAAACAAGCGTGTTCACAAACTCATTGAATTAAGTAATCAACTTGCTAAAACTTATGCATCACGCTTTGAAAATAGCGTTTTAGAAGTAATCCCTGAAGAAAAAGGGTCTCGCGATGGCGTTTTAGTCGGTTATGCTGATAATTATATGAAGGTTGAGTTTGAAGGTCATGAATCTTTAATTGGCGAGATTTGTAAAGTAAAAGTTAAAAAATCTGGATATCCACTTAACAAAGGTGCTTTAATACGCACTGTTCAGCATGCTTCAAACGACACAGAACAAAAAGTATTAGTTTGA
- a CDS encoding 16S rRNA (uracil(1498)-N(3))-methyltransferase: MQRYFLKENAECHQRFFITQKEDIHHIKNVMRLSVNDEIIINFLNGTYKSKILSTDDSIEIMTMELINIHTELPVEITICSGLIKSDKYEWLLQKGTELGATSFIATHMDRSIVKLTESKVNKKLDRWQKIVKEAAEQSYRQMIPEVKYISNLNAIYDMINKYDYVLIAYEETAKNGEKSNFKKVIQNLDKDSHILLIFGPEGGFSSEEINLFSDKAIKIALGPRILRAETAPLYALSAISYEIDLMG; the protein is encoded by the coding sequence ATGCAACGTTATTTTTTAAAAGAAAACGCTGAATGTCATCAGCGTTTTTTTATCACTCAAAAAGAAGATATCCATCATATAAAAAATGTAATGCGTTTGTCAGTTAATGATGAAATTATTATTAACTTTTTAAATGGTACTTATAAATCTAAAATATTAAGCACAGATGATTCAATTGAAATCATGACAATGGAATTGATAAATATTCATACAGAACTACCTGTTGAGATTACAATTTGTAGCGGACTTATAAAGTCAGATAAATATGAGTGGCTCTTGCAAAAGGGAACAGAATTAGGTGCTACATCTTTTATAGCGACTCATATGGATCGTTCAATTGTTAAATTAACAGAATCTAAAGTGAATAAGAAACTTGATAGATGGCAAAAAATAGTCAAAGAAGCAGCTGAACAAAGTTATCGTCAAATGATTCCGGAAGTGAAATATATCTCGAATTTAAATGCTATTTATGATATGATAAACAAATATGACTATGTACTTATAGCATACGAAGAAACAGCCAAAAATGGTGAAAAATCTAATTTTAAAAAAGTTATCCAAAATTTAGATAAAGATTCCCATATTCTACTCATTTTCGGTCCTGAAGGTGGCTTTTCATCAGAAGAAATTAATTTATTCAGTGATAAAGCAATAAAAATTGCATTAGGGCCTAGAATTTTAAGAGCTGAAACTGCACCACTTTATGCATTAAGTGCTATAAGTTATGAAATAGATTTAATGGGGTGA
- the prmA gene encoding 50S ribosomal protein L11 methyltransferase, producing the protein MNWIELSVTVNQDAETLASSILQDFGSNGVAIEDSNEIYKEREDRFGEIFDLNPDDYPEKHIIIKGYFNEEQYYIGLNNQIEQLLLNNDIVDKTVLSIRATEIKESDWENEWKNYFHPFQASSRFFIIPSWELIERDDKYLYIELDPGMAFGTGDHPTTSLCLKALEKVIQPKHRVIDVGTGSGILSIASFLLGAQSIKAIDLDEMAVKVAKENFEKNHCLHAIETSTGNLLENEVETYDVIIANILAHIIEKMIPDAYSHLNANGIFIASGIIEERETDIVSQMKEAGFQIQNIQRDSGWICITGQKVKI; encoded by the coding sequence ATGAATTGGATTGAACTTTCTGTTACTGTTAATCAAGATGCCGAAACGCTAGCCTCATCAATTCTACAGGACTTTGGTTCCAATGGTGTTGCGATTGAAGATTCTAATGAAATATATAAAGAACGAGAAGATCGATTCGGAGAAATTTTTGACCTGAACCCAGACGATTATCCAGAAAAGCATATCATTATTAAAGGTTATTTCAATGAAGAACAATATTATATCGGATTAAACAATCAAATTGAGCAACTTTTATTAAATAATGATATTGTTGACAAAACAGTGCTATCTATTCGAGCAACCGAAATAAAAGAATCAGATTGGGAAAATGAATGGAAAAATTACTTTCATCCTTTTCAAGCTTCAAGCCGCTTTTTCATCATTCCTAGTTGGGAATTAATCGAAAGAGACGATAAATATTTATATATCGAACTTGATCCAGGTATGGCTTTCGGCACTGGAGATCACCCTACAACAAGTTTGTGTTTAAAAGCATTAGAAAAAGTGATACAGCCTAAACATCGTGTCATTGATGTGGGTACTGGGTCAGGTATATTAAGTATTGCTTCTTTTCTTTTAGGCGCACAATCAATTAAAGCCATCGACTTAGATGAAATGGCTGTAAAAGTAGCTAAAGAAAATTTTGAAAAAAATCATTGCTTGCATGCTATTGAAACATCGACAGGAAATCTATTAGAAAATGAAGTCGAGACTTATGATGTTATTATTGCAAATATTTTGGCACATATAATCGAAAAAATGATACCTGATGCATATTCTCACTTAAATGCTAATGGTATATTTATTGCTTCAGGTATCATTGAAGAACGGGAAACAGACATCGTATCACAAATGAAAGAAGCTGGGTTTCAAATTCAAAACATTCAACGCGACAGTGGTTGGATATGTATTACAGGTCAGAAGGTGAAAATCTAA
- the dnaJ gene encoding molecular chaperone DnaJ gives MAKRDYYEVLGVNKGASKDEIKKAYRKLSKKYHPDINKEEGADEKFKEISEAYEVLSDDNKRANYDQFGHAGAQNGGFGQGFGGQDFSGFGGGGFEDIFSSFFGGAQRQRDPNAPRRGDDLQYTMTVTFEEAVFGTEKEISIRKDVTCHTCDGDGAKPGTKKKTCSYCNGAGHVSVEQNTILGRVRTEKVCPQCNGSGQEFEEACPTCHGKGTETKNVKLQVTVPEGVDNDQQIRLANQGSPGENGGPSGDLFIIFRVKPSDKFIREGDDILYKHKISFSQAALGDEVKIPTLNSHVMLTIPSGTQSGKQFRLKGKGVKNVHGYGYGDLFVNIIVETPTKLNDRQKDLLREFASASGEEISEQSSNFKDKARRFFKGE, from the coding sequence TTGGCAAAAAGAGATTATTATGAAGTCTTAGGTGTTAATAAAGGTGCTTCTAAAGATGAAATCAAAAAAGCCTATCGTAAATTATCAAAAAAGTATCATCCAGATATTAATAAAGAAGAAGGCGCAGATGAAAAATTCAAAGAAATTAGCGAAGCATATGAAGTGCTAAGTGATGATAATAAGCGTGCAAACTATGATCAATTTGGTCATGCGGGGGCACAAAATGGTGGCTTCGGGCAAGGTTTTGGTGGTCAGGACTTTTCAGGTTTTGGCGGAGGCGGCTTCGAAGATATTTTCAGTTCATTCTTTGGTGGCGCTCAACGTCAACGTGATCCCAACGCACCTAGACGCGGCGATGATTTACAATATACGATGACTGTTACATTTGAAGAAGCTGTGTTTGGTACAGAAAAAGAAATCTCTATACGAAAAGATGTAACTTGTCACACTTGTGACGGTGATGGTGCCAAACCAGGTACTAAGAAAAAAACATGCTCATATTGTAATGGTGCGGGCCATGTATCAGTTGAACAAAATACTATTTTAGGTCGAGTTAGAACTGAAAAAGTGTGCCCTCAATGTAATGGGTCTGGTCAAGAATTTGAAGAAGCTTGCCCAACATGTCACGGTAAAGGAACAGAAACGAAAAATGTTAAATTGCAAGTCACTGTACCTGAAGGTGTAGACAATGATCAACAAATCAGATTAGCAAATCAAGGATCACCTGGCGAAAATGGTGGACCGTCTGGAGATTTATTTATTATCTTCCGTGTGAAACCGTCTGATAAATTTATCAGAGAAGGGGATGACATCCTATATAAACATAAAATCAGCTTTTCACAAGCTGCATTAGGAGATGAAGTTAAAATCCCAACACTAAATAGTCATGTTATGCTTACGATTCCTTCCGGCACACAGTCAGGAAAACAATTTCGCTTAAAAGGTAAAGGTGTCAAAAATGTACATGGCTATGGTTACGGCGACTTGTTTGTTAATATTATTGTCGAAACACCAACTAAATTAAATGACCGACAAAAAGATTTACTTAGAGAATTTGCAAGTGCAAGTGGCGAAGAAATAAGTGAGCAATCTTCTAATTTCAAAGATAAAGCTAGACGTTTCTTTAAAGGAGAATAA
- the dnaK gene encoding molecular chaperone DnaK produces MSKVIGIDLGTTNSCVAVLEGDEPKVIQNPEGARTTPSVVAFKNGETQVGEVAKRQAITNPNTIQSIKRHMGTQHKENIEGKDYTPQEISAMILQNLKNTAESYLGEKVEKAVITVPAYFNDSERQATKDAGKIAGLEVERIINEPTAAALAYGLDKTDKDEKVLVFDLGGGTFDVSILELGDGVFEVLATAGDNKLGGDDFDQVIIDHLVNEFKSENGVDLSKDKMALQRLKDAAEKAKKDLSGVSSTQISLPFISAGEAGPLHLETTLSRAKFEELSHELIQKTMGPTRQAMKDAGLSNSDIDEVILVGGSTRIPAVQEAIKKEIGKEPNKGVNPDEVVAMGAAIQGGVITGDVKDVVLLDVTPLSLGIEIMGGRMNTLIERNTTIPTSKSQVYSTAADNQPAVDIHVLQGERPMAQDNKTLGRFQLTDIPPAPRGVPQIEVTFDIDKNGIVNVTAKDLGTNKEQNITIESSSSLSDEEIDRMVKDAEQNAEADKKRREEVDLRNEADQLVFQVDKTLEDLGENVSEEDKKDAQDKKDALKSALEGEDIEDIKTKKSELEQVIQQLSMKVYEQAQQAAQNAQGNDASQQDDTVEDADFKEVNDDDKK; encoded by the coding sequence ATGAGTAAAGTAATTGGAATTGACTTAGGTACAACTAACTCTTGTGTAGCTGTTTTAGAAGGAGATGAACCAAAAGTTATTCAAAACCCTGAAGGTGCAAGAACAACTCCATCAGTTGTTGCTTTTAAAAATGGTGAAACACAAGTAGGTGAAGTGGCAAAACGTCAAGCAATCACTAACCCTAACACGATTCAGTCAATTAAACGTCATATGGGGACACAACATAAAGAAAATATTGAAGGTAAAGATTATACACCACAAGAAATTTCAGCAATGATTTTACAAAACCTTAAAAACACTGCAGAAAGTTATTTAGGTGAAAAAGTTGAAAAAGCTGTTATAACTGTCCCTGCATATTTTAATGACAGTGAACGTCAAGCTACAAAAGATGCTGGTAAGATAGCCGGTCTTGAAGTAGAACGTATTATAAATGAGCCAACTGCTGCAGCATTGGCATACGGATTAGATAAAACTGATAAAGATGAAAAAGTTTTAGTATTTGACCTTGGTGGCGGTACATTTGACGTTTCTATCCTAGAATTAGGCGATGGTGTATTTGAAGTACTAGCTACTGCTGGTGATAATAAACTTGGTGGTGATGACTTTGACCAAGTTATTATTGATCACTTAGTCAATGAATTCAAATCAGAAAATGGTGTTGATTTATCTAAAGATAAAATGGCGCTTCAACGTCTAAAAGATGCAGCTGAAAAAGCTAAAAAAGACTTATCTGGTGTATCTTCAACACAAATTTCATTACCTTTCATATCTGCAGGAGAAGCGGGGCCATTACATTTAGAAACAACGTTATCACGTGCAAAATTTGAAGAATTATCTCATGAGTTAATTCAAAAAACTATGGGACCTACACGTCAAGCAATGAAAGATGCTGGATTATCTAACTCTGATATTGATGAAGTCATTTTAGTTGGTGGATCTACTCGTATTCCAGCAGTTCAAGAAGCAATTAAAAAAGAAATTGGCAAAGAACCAAACAAAGGTGTAAACCCTGACGAAGTAGTAGCTATGGGTGCTGCAATTCAAGGTGGCGTAATCACTGGTGACGTTAAGGATGTTGTTCTATTAGACGTAACACCTTTATCACTTGGTATTGAAATTATGGGTGGACGCATGAATACGCTAATTGAAAGAAACACAACAATCCCAACTTCAAAATCACAAGTTTATTCAACAGCGGCAGATAATCAACCAGCAGTAGATATCCATGTTCTACAAGGGGAACGTCCAATGGCTCAAGACAACAAAACGTTAGGTCGTTTCCAATTAACTGATATTCCACCAGCACCACGTGGTGTGCCTCAAATCGAAGTTACATTTGACATTGATAAAAATGGTATCGTTAACGTTACTGCTAAAGATTTAGGTACTAATAAAGAACAAAACATTACAATTGAATCTTCATCATCACTTTCAGACGAAGAAATTGATCGCATGGTGAAAGATGCAGAACAAAATGCTGAAGCTGACAAAAAACGACGCGAAGAAGTAGATTTACGTAACGAAGCTGATCAATTAGTCTTCCAAGTTGATAAAACATTAGAAGATCTTGGAGAAAATGTAAGTGAAGAAGATAAAAAAGATGCTCAAGATAAAAAAGATGCTTTAAAATCAGCGCTTGAAGGCGAAGATATTGAAGACATCAAAACTAAAAAATCTGAATTAGAACAAGTAATCCAACAATTATCTATGAAAGTTTATGAGCAAGCACAACAAGCAGCTCAAAATGCTCAAGGTAATGACGCTTCTCAACAAGATGATACAGTTGAAGATGCTGACTTTAAAGAAGTTAACGATGATGATAAAAAATAA
- the grpE gene encoding nucleotide exchange factor GrpE has translation MSENNEPINPDQSKDESQVESSEAILENEKNQNQTVEQTDEESKTPSQQEENEEIDPKDEEISNLKAQVEQEQEKYLRLYAEFENYKRRIQNESDIQKKYQSQSVLSDILPTLDNFERALKIEGDDESFVSLKKGVEMVYESLLQALKNNGLERIKAEGEQFDPNYHQAVVQDDNPDFESGAITEELQPGYQLKDRVLRASMVKVNQ, from the coding sequence ATGTCAGAAAACAACGAACCAATCAACCCAGATCAATCAAAAGATGAATCTCAAGTTGAATCGTCAGAAGCGATTTTAGAGAACGAAAAAAATCAGAATCAAACAGTTGAACAAACTGATGAAGAAAGTAAAACGCCATCTCAACAAGAAGAAAACGAAGAGATAGATCCTAAAGATGAAGAAATATCAAATTTGAAAGCTCAAGTTGAACAAGAACAGGAAAAGTACTTACGATTGTATGCTGAATTTGAGAATTATAAACGTCGCATTCAAAACGAAAGTGATATTCAAAAAAAATATCAATCTCAAAGCGTTTTAAGTGATATATTGCCTACACTAGATAATTTTGAACGCGCTTTAAAAATTGAAGGCGATGATGAATCTTTCGTATCATTAAAAAAAGGCGTTGAAATGGTTTATGAAAGTCTATTACAAGCTTTAAAAAATAATGGCTTAGAGCGAATTAAAGCTGAAGGTGAACAATTTGACCCTAATTATCATCAGGCAGTTGTTCAAGACGATAATCCTGATTTTGAATCCGGTGCCATTACAGAAGAATTACAACCCGGTTATCAATTAAAAGATCGCGTTTTACGCGCTTCAATGGTGAAAGTAAACCAATAA
- the hrcA gene encoding heat-inducible transcriptional repressor HrcA, with the protein MITQRQFSVLNAIVEDYVELGHPIGSNTIIQRHDLNVSPATIRNEMKFLEGMKLIEKTHSSSGRIPSESGFRVYAKQLLEQPLNEDSAHNLDMYGMFMEHHFDISSTLEYFARVFSNQSHYTTLVIGPDHSKATILDIRLIKVSLKHLIVVLIFDTGHVKQLHVSVQVPISDLSITKVSNFISQNYQEFLRNGQKNHIDAYRLLGFSDEETQLLLRVYLLIQQYQSSESSRVYLGGKNQLIEGLDESTVRSIQPILKYIESNQITDLIRNISEDPISIKIGSEIESDFRDIAILTKPYQIDDNVKGYIAVIGPTAMRYQSVINLLNLIS; encoded by the coding sequence ATGATTACTCAGAGACAATTCAGTGTTTTAAATGCTATTGTTGAAGATTATGTTGAATTAGGGCATCCAATTGGCTCTAACACAATTATTCAAAGGCATGATTTAAATGTCAGCCCAGCAACAATTCGTAATGAAATGAAATTCTTAGAGGGCATGAAGTTGATTGAAAAGACACATTCATCATCTGGACGCATACCTTCTGAATCTGGATTTCGTGTATATGCCAAACAATTGTTAGAGCAACCCCTAAATGAAGATAGTGCTCATAATTTAGATATGTATGGAATGTTTATGGAACACCATTTTGACATTTCATCAACGTTGGAATATTTTGCTAGAGTATTTTCAAATCAATCGCACTATACAACATTAGTGATAGGACCAGACCACTCTAAAGCAACCATTCTAGACATACGATTAATCAAAGTTAGTCTTAAACATTTAATAGTAGTTTTAATATTTGATACTGGACACGTTAAGCAATTACACGTATCTGTTCAAGTCCCAATTAGTGACTTATCGATAACGAAGGTTTCAAATTTTATATCTCAAAACTACCAGGAATTTTTAAGAAACGGTCAAAAAAATCATATTGATGCGTACAGATTATTAGGTTTTAGTGATGAAGAGACTCAGTTATTGTTAAGGGTATATTTATTAATCCAGCAATATCAGTCTTCAGAATCATCTCGTGTGTATTTAGGTGGAAAAAATCAACTCATAGAAGGTCTAGATGAATCTACTGTAAGATCCATTCAACCTATTCTCAAGTACATTGAATCAAATCAGATTACTGATTTAATTCGGAATATTTCTGAAGATCCTATATCCATAAAGATTGGATCGGAAATTGAGTCGGATTTTCGAGATATAGCTATACTCACTAAACCCTATCAGATTGATGATAATGTCAAAGGCTACATTGCTGTAATTGGTCCTACTGCGATGCGTTATCAAAGTGTCATAAACTTATTAAATCTAATTTCATAA